ATATGAGCAAGTGGAGCCAGGAACTGCAGAGAGTGCAGAGCACCGCCCTGCATCAGCACCCCATGCATCAGGCGACTTACCAGCCGGGCTACCAGGCCGGTATGCCGCAGTACGGCTTCCAGTCCGGGGCGGCAATGCCTCAAATGGGTGCCGAAGCCCAGCAGCAGGCCATGTACCGCCCACCCCAAAATCCAACGCTCTAACACCGGACTGAAACTAACCGGAGTCACCAGGCAACATTTTCCGCCCCCCAAAGGGGGCTTAATATTTTTACAAAACCCGAAAAAACTTATTATTTTTTTGCTAAAATTTTTTTTGCACAGGTAAAAACTTCTGAAGGAAGATTTAGGATGATAGTAGAATTACTAACCAGCAAAATTGCTATACGGCTTTTATTTACAGGGAGGCACGGATGATAGAAAAAGAATTGCTGTCTCTTTTGCTGCAGGATTTCCCGGAAAGCATCACTTTTACAATAGCAGCCTTTGCCTTATTATCTCTTAAATACGATTATAAAAAAATACTTTTTATTTCTTTACTACAAACATTTACCAATCTTATCAGGCTTCTGCCCATAGCCTTTGGAATGCATACAATAATCCTATTGATAACACTTACTGTATATATCCGCATTTTTACCAAGGCAAAGCTATCAAAAATATTAACTTCAACCGTACTTCTTTTCGTAATAATGGCTGCCATGCAGGCAATTTACGCCAAGCCTTTATTGAATTTAACCAATCTATCCTATGAGGACGTTGCCTCATCACCGGTTTTAAGAGGCCTTTTCTGCCTGCCATACGAGCTCGTTTTCCTCGGTATAGCCATATTCCTAAACATTCATAAGAAAAAATCATACAGCTTTAAATCTACAAATTAAAGCGGGTCTTATATAATTATGGGCATCAACCACATTATTGCATCATACATGAAGAACAAGCTGAACCTGGACAGTGAAAATGAAGAGGTCATAATATTCAGCCTGGAATTGCTGTTTTTCCTAATAATAAATATCAGTTCTGTAGTGCTTGCAGCTTGGCTGACCGGTTTATTAAAAGAGTCGCTTGTAGTCTTTGCTACGCTGTTTGTTTTCAAATCTTTTATTGGAGGCGCCCACTGCAGCTCCGCCCTGCGGTGCACAGTGCTAAGCATATTGTTAATACCTTCCTTCGGAGCGTTCTCAAGATTCATCGGCCGGCACGCAGGAACAGATTTCCTACTGTTTTTATCTGCCGTTTGCATCATTTTCTCGCTCATTCTAGTTTTCCTGCTTGCTCCTGTTGATTCACCGGCAAAACCGATCACGTCGTCCAGGCACAGGCGGAATTTACGCCTATTATCATTTGCTTTTCTTGCCTTCGTAGCCGTACTGCAGGCTGTATTAATCAGCTATAAAGCGGCAACAGCTTCCTTCGCAATAGCGGCCATCAACATAAGCATCTTCTGGCAGGCCCTAATGCTGACAAAACAGGGTCATGCTTTTGTAAATTGCTTTGAAAGTTTTTTCAGTGTTTTAAAGCTACCATAAAACTATAAGGAGGTGAAAAAATGAGGTACATCCAGCACGCCGTACTGCTTAGCCTGTTCAGCTTTTTGGCCATTTTTGCCAAAATCGGCATTGGTCCTGCTTGCGCTGGTGCATGGTATCAACCAGAAGTGCCAAAGTCCCTGCTAAAATAAAAAACTAGCCCGGCTCGAGGTTGGGGATCCCAACCTCGAAAACTTTAATTGCCAGGTGGATAATTATGGTAAAGTGGGAAGATGACAGAAAAAATAAAATTTCCGAACACATCCTTGTTACCCATATAATTTTTGTATTTGTTTTTTTCATGGCCCTTCTGGCCATGCTTAAAACTACTCCTGACAGGCCTTCTGAAGTTTTTACAATAATACTGCTTGCCATATCGCTTATAGGAACACTGGTAATAGTATACGCAAGCAAGAAGCTTTCCAGCGGGTTAACTCTGGCAGGCAAGCCCGGCCTTGCGGACATTTCCCTGTTCTTGTTTTCTTTCTTTATTGCCGCAAGCATTTTGTTTCTTACCGGCAAATCCGACAGCCCGGTCAAGATTGTGCTTCTCATTCCGATCATCGTTGCTTCAACGAGCTACGGCAAAACAACCGGTTTGGTTACTGGCGGGTTTGCCAGTGCCTTCCTGCTTGTGCTGGACCTGCTGGCCGGCCTTGATTCCGCTCCCAGCGTGAAGCTGCAGACCGACATAATCAACAGCACCGTCATGCTCACCCTGGCCTGGTTTATCGGCGGCCTGGCGGATGTAGACAAGGACATCAGGGTAATGTTGACCGACATGGCCAATACCGACGGCCTGACCGGCCTTTTTAACCACCGCTATTTTCACCAAAGCCTGCAAGATCACATAAAGCAAGCCAGAGAAAACAACAGCCAGCTTTCGCTGATTATGTTCGATATAGATTATTTTAAGTTTTACAACGACAACTACGGCCACCAGAAAGGCGATGAACTGCTCAAAGAAATGGGCTTAATCTTGAATACCGTGGTAAAAAGCCCTTGTATTGCCGCCCGCTACGGCGGGGATGAATTTACCGTAATAGTGCCGGGCTCCAAAGAAAGAGCAATGGAAATTGCGGAGGAGATTCGCCAGGCAATAGAGTCGCAGCCCTTTGAGGGGGCAGCAGTCCAGCCCAAAGGGAAAATTACGGTCTCGCTGGGCGTGGCCACTTTTCCCAAGCACGGCAGCACGCCCAAGGAATTGATCCGCTCGGCGGACGAGGCCATGTACAAGGCCAAGTACCAGGGAAATAAAGCTCAGCTTTATTTTTCAGTGATGGACGACCTGCGGGAAGGGATAGCCGAAACGGAAAGGGACCTGTTTAATTCAATAAAAACCCTGATCACCATAATCAACGCCAAAGACAGGTACACTTTCGGCCACTCTGAACGGGTGGTACATTATTCTTTAAGGCTGGCTAAACAGCTTGAACTGTCCAAAGAAGACTCGGTTATACTGAGGTACGCCGCTTTTCTTCACGATATCGGCAAGATAGAGATAGACCGGGAACTGCTGAACAAAATAGGCCCCTTAAAACCCAGGGAATGGGCTGTTTTGAAAAAGCACCCGGTTTGGGGAAGCGACATAGTCCGGCCGATCATATCCCTTAGAAAAGTAATTCCGGTCATTCTGCACCACCATGAAAATTTCGACGGCACCGGTTATCCGGCCGGCCTGGCCGGCGAGGAAATTCCCCTGCTGGCAAGAGTGCTGCGAATAGCCGACAGCTTTGACGCCATGACTACCGACAGGCCATACAAAAAAGCCAAAACTGCCGAGCAGGCCTGCGAAGAACTGAGAAAATTCCGCGGCACGCTGTTCGATCCGTATCTGGTGGATTTATTTGTCCAGATAATCCAAAGGAAAGACACCGAACAGCCGGTTTTTAAAGAGCCCTCCGCAGTCTGAGATTAAGCTGATAATGCGCCTTCGGCAAAAATCCGGCCTTTTAAACGGCCGGACTTTTAATTAATGCTGCCGTTAACCTCCCTGTAAAGACCGCTCGCTTCCGCTTTCCTTGCGGCAGATTCACGGGCCCTACCGTTTAACCGCCTCATCCTGCATTTAAACTTCCCAATCTGATAACTAAAAGGCAAATTCTTAATTATTAAAAAGCTTTATTGTACTATAAGAACATCCGGAATACCGCTATTCGCGCCAGGGTATGGCCGCTTAAACAGCAGCTTCAACATCACCACTATTCATAAAGGCAGGAGGTAGAATTATGAAGGCTGAAAAAACCGGCAGCGTAGAATCATTACTTACAGAAAAAAGAATTTTCAGCCCGTCAAGCGAGTTTGCTGAGAAGGCCCTGCTTAAGAGCCGGCAGCAATATGAAGAAATGTGGCGAAGGTCAATCGAAAAGCCGGACGAGTTCTGGGCGGAAATGGCTGAAAAGCATATTGACTGGTTTAAAAAATGGGACGCCGTTGAAGAGTACAGCTTTAAAGATGACGTTTTCGTGCGCTATTTCCGGGGCGCAAAGCTCAACGCTTCATATAACTGTCTAGACCGCCATTTAAACAACTGGCGCAGGAATAAAGCGGCGCTAATCTGGCAGGGCGAACCGGCGGAGGAAAGCAGGACCTATACCTACCTTCAGTTGCACCGGGAGGTCTGCAAATTTGCCAGCGTTCTGAAAAGCCTCGGGGTAAAGAAAGGGGACCGGGTAACCGTATACATGCCGATGATTCCCGAACTGGTAATCACCCTGCTGGCCTGCGCCCGGATCGGGGCCATCCACAGCGTGGTGTTCGGGGGATTCAGCTCCGAAGCGCTGCGTGACAGAATTATCGACTCCCAGGCCGAAACGCTGGTTACCGCCAACTTCGGACTCAGGGCCGGCAAAACGCTGAACTGCAAGGAAAACGCCGACGAGGCCCTCTCCAATTGCCCCGCCGTAAAGAACTGCATAGTGGTCAGAAGGATTGACAGGGACTGCAATATGATGCCAGGGCGCGACTACTGGTGGCATGAGCTGATGAGCGCGGCAACGCCCGCCTGCGAACCGGAGCAAATGGACGCAGAAGACCCCCTCTTCATCCTCTATACCAGCGGCAGCACCGGAAAGCCAAAAGGCGTCATGCATACTACAGGGGGCTACATGGTTTACGCCACAACAACATTCAAGTATATTTTCGATTATCGTGACGAAGATGTTTTCTGGTGCACGGCAGACATCGGATGGGTTACAGGTCACAGTTACATCGTTTACGGACCGCTGTCCGCAGGAGCAACCTCCTTAATGTTCGAAGGCGTACCTAACTATCCTCAGCCGGACAGGTTCTGGGAAGTCGTGGAAAAGTACCGCGTCAATATATTCTACACCGCCCCCACCGCCATCCGGGCCATGATGAGGGACGGCGACAGATGGCCGCTCGGCAGGGACCTCAGCAGCCTCCGGCTGCTTGGCACGGTGGGCGAGCCAATTAATCCCGAGGCCTGGATGTGGTATTACAAGGTGGTGGGTAAAGAAAGGTGCCCGGTTGTCGATACCTGGTGGCAGACAGAAACAGGAGGCATCTTAATTTCCCCGCTGCCGGGCTGCATTCCCACCAAACCCGGCTCTGCCACCGTACCGTTCTTCGGGGTAAACCCGAAGATCATCCGGCAGGACGGGAGCGAGGCCGCTCCAAACGAAGGCGGCTACCTGGTTATCGACAAACCCTGGCCCGGCATCATGCGCGGCGTTTACGGCGACCCCAACAGGTTTAAAAACACCTATTTTGTCCAGTACCCGGGTTATTACTTTACCGGTGACGGGGCGCGCCGGGACGAAGACGGCTATTTCTGGCTGATGGGCCGGGTGGACGATGTTATTAACGTATCCGGGCACAGGCTGGGTACGGCCGAAGTGGAAAGCTCACTGGTGGCGCACCCGAAAGTTGCTGAAGCGGCGGTGGTAGGTTTTCCGCACGAGATTAAAGGGGAAGGCATTTACGCCTACGTCACGGTTAAGGAAGGCGTGGAAGCAACGGAGGAACTGAAAAAAGAACTTATTGCCCATGTCCGCAAGGAAATCGGCCCCATCGCCTCTCCGGACAAAATACAGTTTTCCAGTGCCCTGCCCAAAACCAGAAGCGGAAAAATTATTAGAAGAATACTGAGGAAAATTGCAGCCGGAGAAATCGGTGAGCTTGGCGACACCACCACGCTGGCCGATCCCGCAGTGGTGGAAAGCCTGGTGGCCGGCAGGCTGGAGGCGGTTTAAAGCCGGCAAGATGTGAAGAAA
The window above is part of the Pelotomaculum thermopropionicum SI genome. Proteins encoded here:
- the Acs gene encoding acyl-coenzyme A synthetases/AMP-(fatty) acid ligases yields the protein MKAEKTGSVESLLTEKRIFSPSSEFAEKALLKSRQQYEEMWRRSIEKPDEFWAEMAEKHIDWFKKWDAVEEYSFKDDVFVRYFRGAKLNASYNCLDRHLNNWRRNKAALIWQGEPAEESRTYTYLQLHREVCKFASVLKSLGVKKGDRVTVYMPMIPELVITLLACARIGAIHSVVFGGFSSEALRDRIIDSQAETLVTANFGLRAGKTLNCKENADEALSNCPAVKNCIVVRRIDRDCNMMPGRDYWWHELMSAATPACEPEQMDAEDPLFILYTSGSTGKPKGVMHTTGGYMVYATTTFKYIFDYRDEDVFWCTADIGWVTGHSYIVYGPLSAGATSLMFEGVPNYPQPDRFWEVVEKYRVNIFYTAPTAIRAMMRDGDRWPLGRDLSSLRLLGTVGEPINPEAWMWYYKVVGKERCPVVDTWWQTETGGILISPLPGCIPTKPGSATVPFFGVNPKIIRQDGSEAAPNEGGYLVIDKPWPGIMRGVYGDPNRFKNTYFVQYPGYYFTGDGARRDEDGYFWLMGRVDDVINVSGHRLGTAEVESSLVAHPKVAEAAVVGFPHEIKGEGIYAYVTVKEGVEATEELKKELIAHVRKEIGPIASPDKIQFSSALPKTRSGKIIRRILRKIAAGEIGELGDTTTLADPAVVESLVAGRLEAV